In the genome of Salinigranum halophilum, the window CTCGCCGGTCTCGACGTCGCGCCCGGAGACGGAGGCGTAGAAGGGGCCCTCCAGCTCGCGAACGTCTTTGACCGCGCGGCGAATCGAGGCGTAGCGGCGGGGGAACGGCCGCCGCTTGCCGTCCGCGGCGAGCGTCTCGGCCGTCGTCCACAGCACGGTGCCGAAGAAGCCGCTCACGAGGAAGCCGAGCGCGGAGCGGTTGAAGATGACGCCGTAGCGGTCACGGTCGTCGCGGAGGGCGTCCTGCGTCGCGTAGATGGAGTAGTCGCCGTCGGCGACCGCCAGGACGGGCGTCGTGATGCCGCGGCGGGCCCGTGCGACGGTGGCGACGTCGAGGTAGTCGAACTCGCTCGGGTTCGGGGCGCGCGAGGCAGGGGTGACGAGCAGGTCGATGCTCACGCCCGCGTCGATCTGGGCGGCGAGGTCGTCGCGGAACCGCCGGAGGAGGTCGGGTGTCAGCGAGAGGACGAGTTCGTACTCGGCGGTCTCGATGATCTCCTCGATGTACCGCAGGATGGTCGACCGGGACTTGACGAGCGTGACGGCCTCGGTGTCGCGAGCCGGCGCGGTGTAGCGCGCTCCGAGTTCGGTGACCAGTTCGTCCAAGGAGCTCTGGATGCTCCCGAAGGCGTCGTCGGGGTCGACGGCGACCACCTTCATCGGACGTGACTCGCGGAGTTCGACGAGCCCCCTGTCGGAGAGCGAGCGGACCGTGTCGTACACCCGCGGCTGTGGGATGTCGGTCCGGTCGGCGATCTCGCTCGCGGTCAGCTGCCCGTGTTCGAGGACCGCGAGGTACGCCTCGATCTCGTACTCCCCGAGGTTGAACCGGTCGCCGACGCGCTCCATCGTCGTCCGCAGGTCGTCTACCATACCGTGACGGTCGCGCGTGGGGGCCTAAAGGATTTATTATAATTCGAGTAGCACGGCGTTACAGAAACTCGTTCTCGGAGCGGCGTTCTCGTCGCTCCGGGCCGCGAGGACAACCCTTTTTTGTAGATGCGCCGAGCGTTCCCCATGGACCCCCTGGCCGTGGCGTTGCAGGCGACGGACGAGCCCACGCTGGCGGACGTCTTGCCGGGGTGGGCGCAGTTCCCCGGGTGGCGGCTCATCGTCGTCGTCGCCATCCTCGGCATCGGGGCGTACGTCTCGAAGTATCTCGTCCGGCTCCTCGGTCGGCCCATCGCACGGCGGTTCGAGCGCCAGAGCGTCGCCCAGACCGCCCTCAAGGGCGCGCGGGTGGTGACTATCCTCCTCGCGGGCGCGTTCGCGCTCAACGTCGTCGGCATCGAACTGGGGAACATCGTCCTCTCCGTGACGGTGCTTTCGGCGGTAATCGGTATCGTCCTCGCGCCAATCATCGGGAGCGCCATCAACGGGCTGTTCATCCTCGCCGACCAGCCGTACGAGATCGGCGACATGATCGAACTCGACGACGGACGGCGCGGGTTCGTCGACGACATCACCCTCCGCTACACCAAGATGTTCACGCTCGACAACACGTTCCTCGTCATCCCGAACTCCACGATTCGCAACCGCGACGTGGTCAACTACTCCGCGGAGGACGAGCGGACCCGGCTCACCCTCGAGGTGCTCGTCACGTACGAGTCGGACCTCGACAAGTCACGGCGACTGCTCGAACAGGCGGGGCGACAGTGTGACATGGTCATCGAGGGGGGCCCGGACATCCGCATCGGAAGCGCGCGCTACCCTGCGAAGCCGACGGCGTACATCGGACAGTACGCCGACCACGGTATCACGCTCTCGCTCCGCTACTGGGCGAAGAAGCCGTACAAGCTCGGGACCGTCCGCTCGCGCGTGCTGACGAACCTCGGGCGGCTCCTCGAGACCGACGGCGAGAACGTCGAGATGGCCTACCCGCACCAGCACCTCGTGTTCGACGAGACGAGCGGCGTCGCACGGGTAGAACTGGGAGACGGCCGTGAACGAGCGCGTGACGACGGTGAGCGTACGGACGCCGACCACGACGGCCGACAGCCCCTCACGCAGTCCGACAGCGACGGGTGACCCGCGCGCTCACTCGGCGCGGACGGTGACGACCTGACAGTCGAGTTTCTGCTCTAGAAACGTCTCGATGTCGGGGTCGTCGAGGAACCGCTTGACCATGGTTCGCCAGCGCGAGGCCTGCTGGGAGCCGATGACGACGATGTCGGCCTGTTCGGCGGCGACCTCTTCGAGGATGGTCTCCTCGACGAGAAACCCCCGTCGGACGACGTACCGGGCGCGGTCGATCTGGCCGACGGCGCGCTCGGCCGCCCGTTTGAGGTCCGCACGGGTGACTCCCCGCGAGTCCTGATAGAGGTCGACGTGGAGGACGGTGATGTCCGCGTCGTTCTCGCGGGCGATTCGAACGGCCTCTCGCAGTGTCGCTTCGGAGGGCTCCGACAGCGGATACCTGACCGGAACCACGACGCGCGTCATGTCCGGGGCAAAACGCCCCGGTAGCCTGAACGTTTCCCTTGCGGTTCATTTCGGGAGCCGTCCGTCGACGCACGCGTCGACGCCCTCCGAGCGCGCGTACGCCCAGAGCACCTCGTACTGGATTCCGACCTCCCCGGCGCGGTGGCGCTGGGCCAGCGTGGGGAACTCGTGGTCGGTGTGCAGCAAGTAATCGGAGGTCCCGACGGTGTACGTCCTGTCGGGGTCGAGCGGTTCGCCGCCGACCGAGACCTCCGTCGTGCCGTTCGCGACCGCCACCGAGACGCCGCTGACGTGACCGTGCCACCAGTCGGGGTCGCCGAACGAGAGGTTCTCTCCCGCCGACTCGGCGAGGATGGCTTCGAGTTCCGCGCCCGTCACCTCCGCGGTGACGACCTGTTCTTCGAAGGGGACGAGGCTCACGAGGTCGCCGGTCGTCACCGCGCCCACGAGCGGTGGCCCGTCGCGGAGGCCGCCGCTGTTCTGCAGGCCGACGTCGGACTCGGTCGCCCAGCGGTAGGCGTCGGCGACGAAGTTCCCGACGCGACACTCCCCGCCGAAGACGGTGTCGCGGTCTCTGGCGAGGGGTTCGTCGACGTGGGCGACCACCTCGTCGAAGCCGGCCGCGGCGACCCGGTCGCGGAGCGCGTCGACGAGCGGTTCGTACGGCTCGGCCGCGTCGGTGTCGTGGAGTGTCGCCGTCCCCGTCGACAGGTCGACCTCGCAGACGGCCTCGCCGTTGACGCCGGGGCGCGTACAGCGTGTTCCCCCCACGAGTTCGTTCCGTCGGCTGTGGACGTGGCCGCCGAGGACAACGTCGACCCCCTCGACGGCGGCGAGGTCGTCGTCGCCGGCACCGAGGTGCGAGAGGGCGACGACGTGGTCGACGCTGCCGAGCGAACTGACCGCCTCGCGCGCCGCCGCGATGGGGTCGACGAACGTCACGTCGGCCGCCATGGGGTTGAGCGAGCCGGTCGCAGGGTCGGTGACGCCGAAGAACCCGACGCGCTCGCCGTCGACTCGGGCGACGGCGTGGGGGACGACGCCGGCATCGCGCCCGAACGGCCGCCCGTCGAGTCGGGCGTTCGCGCTCACCCACGTCGCTTCCGAGTCGGCGACGATGTCGAGCGCCGCGTCGGGACCGAAGTCGAAGTCGTGGTTCCCGAAGGTCTCGAAGGCCGTGTCGACGGCGTCGAAGAGGTCGAGCGCCTGGCGACCGCGCGACGCGAGCGCGACGACGCCGGGTGCGGTGTCGTCCCCGGTCCCGACGACGAGCGAATCGCGGTCAGACAGCGCTCGGAGACAGCCCGCGAGGCGACCGGCGCGAACGGGGTCGTCGTAGACGTTCTCGACGTCCGAATACTGCAACAGCCGGACCATCTCTCTCCCGGAAGCGGGTCGGCGGCAAAAAGGCGGCGTTGTCTACTGCGGTCCTTCGAGTTCGAACGCCACCGTGACTTCGGCCTGGTACTCGCGGTCCTCGACACTGGCGATCTCGACGCCGAGTTCGTCGACCTCGACCCAGTGGACGTTGTCGAGGGTGTCGTTGGCCCGGTCGATAGCGTCGTCGACGGCGGCGTCGAAGCTCTCCGCGCTGCGGCCGATGAGTGTGATCTTCTTGTAGACCATACTGACACGTTCGGGGTACGGGGACAAAAAATCACACCCCGACTGCGGGGTGTCTCGACGACTACGCTTCGTCGGTCCGCCGCTCCAGATGGCGGACGAGCGCGCCGACGACGTCGCTCAGGTACGCGCTGCCCCAGACGGCGACGACGAGACCGCCGATGATGTCGAACACGAGGTCCAAGAGGGTGTCTTCGAGTCCGTACTGGGTGAGGATGGTGGCTCCGCCGAAGACCGAGCCGAGGCCGCCGACCGCGAACTCCAGCACCTCCCAGAGGACGCCGAACGCGACGACGAACAGGAGGATGAAGACGAAGATGAACCGCGGGGGGAGGGTAACCTGCTCGCTGTGGAGGTCGATGGCGCGGACGGTGGCGTAGCCCGCCGCGGCGACGACCGAGGACGAGAGCGCGTGGGTGAGGTGGTCCCACCACCAGACGCTCTGGTAGAAGCTGAGCTGTGACCCGGGGAGCCCCACGGTGCCGAGCGCGTGGAGGAACACGGCGGTGGTGATCCACAGGGTCAACCTGGCGTCCATCGGGATGCGGTAGTCGCGTTCGAGCGTCGCCGGCAGGTAGGTCACCCCGAGCGCGATGGCGCTGTTGGCGATGATACCGACGTTGCCGCGGTCGAGGCCGATGAACACGAGGCCGACGAGGACGACCTGCATCGCTCGGGTGAGACGACGCTGGGTGTCGGGGGCGAGCGTGACCCTGTCGCGGAGCCTCACGCGTCTGCCACCTCCTCCGCAATACCGCGCGTGCGTGCCCGACGGCGGAAGTAGTACTCGAAGAGGACGCCCGCGAAGACGCCGGCGACCGTCGCGGCCACGAAGTCCCACATGAGTTCCCGCTCGATGACCGCCTCGGGTCGACCGTCGAGCAGGAGCGCCGTCCCGAGGAAGAGGTCGGCCGCCCACTGGGCGACGGCCCAGATGCCCGCGGCGGCCATCGTCGTGACGACGACGAACAGGAGTGCGAACGCCTCGTTCATCCGGACCGGAGTGAACACGTCGAGTTCGACGGCGATGACGAGCGCCACGGCCGCGACGGCCAGATACGTCGTCACCCGACCGGTGAGGGTGAACTCGCCGACCCGCTGGCCGACGATGAACGTCCGCCCCACGACGGGAAACGACGCGAGAAGCAGGACCTCCCACGGCAGCATCACCAGCGGGTTCCCGTACCGGGCGGCGGGAATCACGGCGAGGACGGCGAGGACGGCCGTGAAGCCCGCCCAGACGACACTGCCCCAGGCGGCGTTGATGCCCACGGCGGCGACGAGGAGGGCGACGAGAACCCACGCGAGCACCGCGTTCAGTCGTTCGCTCTCGACGACTGCCCGGAGCCCACTGGTTCGCGACATACCTCACACACGGCCGGATGGGGACAAACCCCTTTCGCCACGCGCAGGTCACACAGCGCGCGAGCGCCCACCCGGTCTCCTCGTCACACGACGAGATACGCGACGGCGTACGCGGCCCACGCGACGGTCACGGCCGCAAGCGCCGTGAACAGCGCCGTCGTCCGGTCGGGGACGGACAGCCGGCGCTGGCGGTCCGCCCGGAGGTGGACGCGGGGCATCACGCCGACGGCACCGACCGCGACGACGCTGAAGACGAACGGGTACGAGAGGTCGAGCGTCGGCGGTGGGATGAGAAAGACGCTGAGGGCGTACCCTACAGCTACGGCGACGCGCGGCGAGACGAGGTCGCCCAGTCGCAGCCCGGCCCCGTCGACGAGGACGGTGACCGCGAACCAGACCGCGAGCAGTTCGAGCGCACCCGCCGCGAGGAGGTGAAGCGTCGGGTCGCCCGCGAGCGCGACCCGCTCGGCGAGGAGGACGACGTCGAGCGGATAGAGCAACGCGGGCGGCGTCCCCGTGAACAGGTCGCCGAACGGGTGCGACAGCAGGCCGAACGCGGCAGCGCCGGCGAACGGGCCGAGGGGAAGCGCCGTCCGCCGGGCCGTCTCCCGCGCGACGACCACCGCGCTGGCGACGAACAGCGCAGTGACGGCACCCCCGAGGACGCCGGTGTCGAAGCCGACGCCGGCGACGAGGCCGCCACCGAGGCCGAGCGCGGCGACGGACCGCGGTCGGGGGCGAGCAGACCGCGTCCCGGCGTACCAGAGCGCGGCGACGCCGGCGACGACCGCCGCGACGACGAGCGAGTGGGTCACGCCGCGATGGACGACCGTCGAGGTCGACCAGAACGCCGACGCGAGCGCGAACGCGTCGAGGCGGGCACCGAGGAGACCGACCGGCGCGTAGAGCATGTCGACGTCGGGAATCGTCGCGAACGCGGCCGCGACGAGGCCGAGGAGGAGTGCCTCGCGGCGCTCCGTACGCCGGCGGGACAGTCGGGTGACGACCGCGAACGCGAGGGCGGCGTGGCCGACGAACATGGCTACCGTTCGCGTCTCCGAGTCATAAATCGAGTGTGAGAACGAGTCTCGCGGCGAACAGCGGGCGACTCCCGCTGCTTACGCCGGTGCCGTCTCGACGCCACGGACGACGTCGTACTCGTCGGAGTCGCGGTCGACGCCGATGACCGCCCACTCACAGTCCGGTGCGGCGCGTCGGAGTCGGTCGACGAGTTCCCCTGTCCGGTCCGTCCAGGTGACGAAACACTGGAACCGATAGTCGCCCTCGCGAACGGTCCCGCCGTCGGGCACGGCGCGGTCGGCATCACCGCCGAGTGCGGTTACGCGGACGGTCCGCCACTTGCGTTCGGCCAGTAGCTCCGGGCCATTCCCCGACACCTCGTATCCGAGTCGTCGGAAGATGGCCCGCGCCTCCTCCACAGGCGGCATGGTAACAGGGGCCATGTGGCTACCGATACCACTCAGGCTATGATAAATCTTGTCACGATTCTCACAGGCTGCGACGAACGGGGCTACTCGTGGGCTGCGTCCCACTCCTCGGGCTTGCGGACGTTCCGACACTCGTTGCACTCGATGCGCCCCATCGTGTCCATCGCGGTGTCGAGCGACCCGCAGTTACCACAGCGGTACCCCCACCGCGTCTCGCGGTCGGGCGTGACGTAGACGACGTAGAAGGGTCCCTTCGACCCGCGCTCGACCTCGTCCTGTGCGACGTACACCGTGTCGCCGGCCTTCGTCTCCGTCGCTTCGAGTTGCATACCCTCTGAACGGCCCCGAGGCGTTATATACTGTCGGCACTCAGGCGTCGTCGGTCACCGGCACGTCGACGAGAGCCGGCCCCGCGTGGGCGAGCGCCCGTTCGAGCGTCGCGTCGAGGTCGTCGACCGAGTCGACGCGGAGTCCCAGTGCACCGTAGCTCTCGGCGCTCTGTACCAGGTCGACCGGCGGGTCGAAGTCGACGCCGTCGTACTCGTAGTCGTCTGGCCGCCCGCCCATGAGCAGCGCCGTGTTCTCCTTCAGGATGCGGTAGTTGCGGTTGTCGGGGACGACGACGGTGAGGTCGAGGTCGTACCGCACCGCAGTGTAGAGCGCCTGGGGGTAGTACAGGTACGAGCCGTCGCCGACGTAGCCGACCACGGGCCGGTCGCGTCCGGCTTCCCGCTCGGCGAGCGCGACACCGACCGCCGCGCCGACGCCGAACCCGAGGCTCCCGCCCTTCTCACCGACGAGTTGTGTCCGCTCGAAGGGGAACGCCGCGTGCAGTGCGGGGCTCGCCGTGATGCCCTCGTCGACGACCACGGCGTCGGGCGCGACGCGGGCGAGCGCCCGCGCCAGCCCCGTCTTCGTCACGGTGTCGTCGACGGCGGTGGGCGCGTCGCTCTCCGCACCGCCCCACGTCCGGGCGGCGTCGAGCCGACGAGCGCGCTCGGCCTCGTCGATGCGACCGCCGAGCCGTTCGGCGAGGTCTGCGAGCACCTGCGCGGGGTCGCCGAGGACCGCCACGTCGGCGGGGGCGTGCTTGCCGAGTTCCCACCCGTCGTTCGTCACGTGGACGCAGGTGGCGTCGTCGGGGACCAACGGTTCGGTCGGTCGCGAGACCGTCGTGTTGGTCGAACAGCCCACGAAGACGAGCGTGTCGGTGTCCATCGCGTCGGCCGTGTACGACGCCCGCGTCGACAGTGGGCCGTGCCACTGCTCGTGCCCGGCCGGGAAGTTCACCTCGCTGGCGAGGATCTCGCCGTGGACGCGCGCGCCGGCGGCCTCCGCGAAGTGGACGGCGGCTTCGACACCGTCGCTTCGGGCCACCTCGTCGCCGAGGACGACGACCGGTTCCGTCGCCGATGCGATGGCCGCGGCCGCGTCGTCGATGGCCGCGCTGTCGCCGCGGCCGGCGGTCGGGATGGGGCCCAACCGCTGTGGGTCGGCGTCGGCCTCGGCCTGCTGGACGTCGACGGGGAGCGCGAGGAAGACGGGACCGGTCGGCGGCGTCAGCGCGGTTCGGACCGCCCGTCGGAGCATCGTCGGCAGCGCGGCGACGTCTTTGACCTCCGCGGCCCACTTCGTGTACTGCTCGGCGAGCGAGACCAGATCACCCGAGAGGATGGGCTCTTCCTGCTGGAAGTCGCGGTGGTGGGTGCCCGCGGTCACGAGGAGCGGCGCGCCCGAGAAGTCGGCGTTCAGGAGGTTGCCGAGGCCGTGGCCCAGCCCGCCCGCGAGGTGGAGGTTCACGACGCCCAACGGACACGTCTCGGCGTCGACGTGGCTGTCGTAGCGCCGCGTCATCGCGTAGCCGGTCGCGGCGGCGACGGCGACGTCCTCGTGGAGGCCGAGCACGTAGTCGACGTCGCTCGCGCCGACGGCCTGCATCAGCGGGAGCTCGGTCGTCCCGGGGTTCCCGAACAGTTGCGTGACGCCGTACGATTCGAGCGCCCTGACGAAGAAGTCTGCACCCGTGGTCATGGCTGAGGGTCACGGCTCCGCGTGAAATAGGTTGGTCTTCGCGGGGGCAACCGGGACAGTCAGACGAGAAGAGCGACGAGCGGGGACGGCGCGCCGTGCAGCCGGCTCGACTCAGGTCCGGAACGACTCGCCGCAGCCGCACTCGCTCACGACGTTCGGGTTCTCGACGTGGAAGCCCGCCGCCTGGAGGCCGCTCTCGTAGTCGAGAGTCGAGCCGCCGATGTACTTCTGGGAGGCCGGGTCGACGAAGATTCGGAGTCCGTGGTGTTCGGTCACCGCGTCGTCCGACTCGGGTTCGTCGTCGAACCGCATCCCGTACGAGAGTCCGGCACAGCCGCCTTGCTGGACGAACAGACGGAGTCCCGCGACGTCCGTGTCGAGACCCTCGCCCTCCAGGAGGGACAGCGCCTCGGAGGCCGCGGCTTCCGTCACCCTGACGGGCGTCTCTTCTCCGTGAGCCGCTTCTGCGCTCATGCGTGTAGGTTTCACACCCAGTGAGTTAACGTTGACGCAGGGCCCCGCCTGCCCCCGGAGACGGCCGCCAGCGGGCGACCGCAATGGCGTCGAACGCGCGGCCACGCCGACCCGGCGACGGCTCCGAATTCCGAGTCCCGAGTCGCTGTCGCGGTCGGTGACGACGGCGTGGCGACGGTCAGTCGTCCACGTCGAACCGCACGCGAACGCTCTCGGCGTGCGCCTCTAACCCCTCGGCCGCCGCGAGCGTCGTGATGGTGTTCGAGAGCCCTGCCAACCCGTCGCGCGACAGGCGCTGGACCGTCGACGACCGGAGGAACGTGTCGACCGAGAGGCCGCCGTGGAGACGCGCACCGCCGCTCGTCGGCAGGACGTGGTTCGTTCCCGAGGCGTAGTCGCCCGCCGCGACGGGGGTGTACGGGCCGAGGAAGACGCTCCCCGCGTTCGAGATTCTGTCGAGGAGGGCCTCGTCGTCGTCGGCCTGAATCGACAGGTGCTCGGCGGCGTACTCCTCGGCGAAGAGGACGGCTTCGGGCATCGACCGCGCGAGGAACACGCCGGAGGCGTCGCTCTCGAGGGCGTCCTTCGCGACGTCGGCGCGCTCGCGACCGGGGAGTTGCTCCGTCACCGCCTCGACGACCGCCTCGGCCACCGATTCGGAGTCGGTGACGCAGACGACCGAGGCGTTCGGGTCGTGTTCGGCCTGTGCGACCAGGTCCGCGGCGGCGTACGCGGGGTGAGCGGTGTCGTCGGCGAGGACGAGGACCTCCGAGGGGCCGGCGAGGAAATCGATCTCCACCTCGCCGCGCACCTCGGCTTTCGCCGCCGTCACCCACCGGTTTCCGGGGCCGACGACCTTCTGCACGCGGTTGACCGTGTCGGTCCCGTACGCGAGCGCGGCGACGGCCTGTGCGCCGCCGATGGAGTACACCCGGTCGGCACCGGCCTCGTGGATGGCCGCGAGCGTGACCGGGTTCAGTTCGTCGGCGGGCGGCGTGGCGACCGCGACGTGGTCGACGCCGGCGACGACGGCGGGCACGACGCCCATGATGGCGCTGGACGGGTACGCCGCAGCGCCGCCAGGGACGTAGACACCGACGCGTTCGATGGGGCGGAACCGCCGGCCGAGTTCGCGGCCCTCCTCCTCGACTCGCCAGTCCTCGGGGACCTGCCGCTCGTGGAACGAGCGGACGTTGTCGATGGCTGTTCGAATCGCCGTCAACACGTCGTCGTCGACCTCGTCGACGGCGCGTTCGGCCTGGTCCGTCACGTCGATGTTACCGACTTCGACGCCGTCGAACTCGCGTGAGAAGTCCCGGACGGCCACGTCGCCCTCGTCGCGGACACGCGCCGTGATGTCGCGGACGTCGCTCCGGATTTCGGTGACGCCGGCGTCGCGTTCGAACAGCGCCTCCCGCTCCGTCGGGCGGAGGTCGCCGACGGCGCGAACGTCGAGATCAAGGTCCATATCCGGAGTTGCGGCGGCGACAGAAAAGACGTTCCGACTCGGCGGCCGTTCCGACGGCCAGAGCGGGCCGCGGTCTCAGTCGCTCGTCTCGGCCGAGTGGGTGGACTCGTGGTCGTCAGACGCGAAGCCGTCGAACGGCGTCGAACTGTCGCCGCGGATGAGCTCTTCCTCGCCGATAGTCAGCCCCAGTTCGACGAGTCGGCGGGCCGCCGTGGTCAACTCCTCGGCGTCCGCGGCGACGACGGTGACGACGACGTTCTCGGTCCCGGTGGCGATCTCGCGGACGTCGACGACGCCGGGGACCGCGAGCGCCCCGGCCGCGAGCGACTCACGCTCCGGAATCGGGGCCGTACAGATGAGGTGCATGTAG includes:
- the trmB gene encoding HTH-type sugar sensing transcriptional regulator TrmB encodes the protein MVDDLRTTMERVGDRFNLGEYEIEAYLAVLEHGQLTASEIADRTDIPQPRVYDTVRSLSDRGLVELRESRPMKVVAVDPDDAFGSIQSSLDELVTELGARYTAPARDTEAVTLVKSRSTILRYIEEIIETAEYELVLSLTPDLLRRFRDDLAAQIDAGVSIDLLVTPASRAPNPSEFDYLDVATVARARRGITTPVLAVADGDYSIYATQDALRDDRDRYGVIFNRSALGFLVSGFFGTVLWTTAETLAADGKRRPFPRRYASIRRAVKDVRELEGPFYASVSGRDVETGETVVVEGRVETYTFEESEEVASFVIETADGPVDVGGLVAALESVEAQEILLGREGVPDRSAFE
- a CDS encoding mechanosensitive ion channel family protein — protein: MDPLAVALQATDEPTLADVLPGWAQFPGWRLIVVVAILGIGAYVSKYLVRLLGRPIARRFERQSVAQTALKGARVVTILLAGAFALNVVGIELGNIVLSVTVLSAVIGIVLAPIIGSAINGLFILADQPYEIGDMIELDDGRRGFVDDITLRYTKMFTLDNTFLVIPNSTIRNRDVVNYSAEDERTRLTLEVLVTYESDLDKSRRLLEQAGRQCDMVIEGGPDIRIGSARYPAKPTAYIGQYADHGITLSLRYWAKKPYKLGTVRSRVLTNLGRLLETDGENVEMAYPHQHLVFDETSGVARVELGDGRERARDDGERTDADHDGRQPLTQSDSDG
- a CDS encoding universal stress protein; the encoded protein is MTRVVVPVRYPLSEPSEATLREAVRIARENDADITVLHVDLYQDSRGVTRADLKRAAERAVGQIDRARYVVRRGFLVEETILEEVAAEQADIVVIGSQQASRWRTMVKRFLDDPDIETFLEQKLDCQVVTVRAE
- a CDS encoding bifunctional metallophosphatase/5'-nucleotidase, which translates into the protein MVRLLQYSDVENVYDDPVRAGRLAGCLRALSDRDSLVVGTGDDTAPGVVALASRGRQALDLFDAVDTAFETFGNHDFDFGPDAALDIVADSEATWVSANARLDGRPFGRDAGVVPHAVARVDGERVGFFGVTDPATGSLNPMAADVTFVDPIAAAREAVSSLGSVDHVVALSHLGAGDDDLAAVEGVDVVLGGHVHSRRNELVGGTRCTRPGVNGEAVCEVDLSTGTATLHDTDAAEPYEPLVDALRDRVAAAGFDEVVAHVDEPLARDRDTVFGGECRVGNFVADAYRWATESDVGLQNSGGLRDGPPLVGAVTTGDLVSLVPFEEQVVTAEVTGAELEAILAESAGENLSFGDPDWWHGHVSGVSVAVANGTTEVSVGGEPLDPDRTYTVGTSDYLLHTDHEFPTLAQRHRAGEVGIQYEVLWAYARSEGVDACVDGRLPK
- a CDS encoding dodecin, translating into MVYKKITLIGRSAESFDAAVDDAIDRANDTLDNVHWVEVDELGVEIASVEDREYQAEVTVAFELEGPQ
- a CDS encoding metal-dependent hydrolase codes for the protein MFVGHAALAFAVVTRLSRRRTERREALLLGLVAAAFATIPDVDMLYAPVGLLGARLDAFALASAFWSTSTVVHRGVTHSLVVAAVVAGVAALWYAGTRSARPRPRSVAALGLGGGLVAGVGFDTGVLGGAVTALFVASAVVVARETARRTALPLGPFAGAAAFGLLSHPFGDLFTGTPPALLYPLDVVLLAERVALAGDPTLHLLAAGALELLAVWFAVTVLVDGAGLRLGDLVSPRVAVAVGYALSVFLIPPPTLDLSYPFVFSVVAVGAVGVMPRVHLRADRQRRLSVPDRTTALFTALAAVTVAWAAYAVAYLVV
- a CDS encoding DUF7116 family protein; the encoded protein is MAPVTMPPVEEARAIFRRLGYEVSGNGPELLAERKWRTVRVTALGGDADRAVPDGGTVREGDYRFQCFVTWTDRTGELVDRLRRAAPDCEWAVIGVDRDSDEYDVVRGVETAPA
- a CDS encoding DUF5816 domain-containing protein — encoded protein: MQLEATETKAGDTVYVAQDEVERGSKGPFYVVYVTPDRETRWGYRCGNCGSLDTAMDTMGRIECNECRNVRKPEEWDAAHE
- a CDS encoding thiamine pyrophosphate-binding protein, producing MTTGADFFVRALESYGVTQLFGNPGTTELPLMQAVGASDVDYVLGLHEDVAVAAATGYAMTRRYDSHVDAETCPLGVVNLHLAGGLGHGLGNLLNADFSGAPLLVTAGTHHRDFQQEEPILSGDLVSLAEQYTKWAAEVKDVAALPTMLRRAVRTALTPPTGPVFLALPVDVQQAEADADPQRLGPIPTAGRGDSAAIDDAAAAIASATEPVVVLGDEVARSDGVEAAVHFAEAAGARVHGEILASEVNFPAGHEQWHGPLSTRASYTADAMDTDTLVFVGCSTNTTVSRPTEPLVPDDATCVHVTNDGWELGKHAPADVAVLGDPAQVLADLAERLGGRIDEAERARRLDAARTWGGAESDAPTAVDDTVTKTGLARALARVAPDAVVVDEGITASPALHAAFPFERTQLVGEKGGSLGFGVGAAVGVALAEREAGRDRPVVGYVGDGSYLYYPQALYTAVRYDLDLTVVVPDNRNYRILKENTALLMGGRPDDYEYDGVDFDPPVDLVQSAESYGALGLRVDSVDDLDATLERALAHAGPALVDVPVTDDA
- a CDS encoding HesB/IscA family protein, with translation MSAEAAHGEETPVRVTEAAASEALSLLEGEGLDTDVAGLRLFVQQGGCAGLSYGMRFDDEPESDDAVTEHHGLRIFVDPASQKYIGGSTLDYESGLQAAGFHVENPNVVSECGCGESFRT
- the hisD gene encoding histidinol dehydrogenase → MDLDLDVRAVGDLRPTEREALFERDAGVTEIRSDVRDITARVRDEGDVAVRDFSREFDGVEVGNIDVTDQAERAVDEVDDDVLTAIRTAIDNVRSFHERQVPEDWRVEEEGRELGRRFRPIERVGVYVPGGAAAYPSSAIMGVVPAVVAGVDHVAVATPPADELNPVTLAAIHEAGADRVYSIGGAQAVAALAYGTDTVNRVQKVVGPGNRWVTAAKAEVRGEVEIDFLAGPSEVLVLADDTAHPAYAAADLVAQAEHDPNASVVCVTDSESVAEAVVEAVTEQLPGRERADVAKDALESDASGVFLARSMPEAVLFAEEYAAEHLSIQADDDEALLDRISNAGSVFLGPYTPVAAGDYASGTNHVLPTSGGARLHGGLSVDTFLRSSTVQRLSRDGLAGLSNTITTLAAAEGLEAHAESVRVRFDVDD
- a CDS encoding Lrp/AsnC family transcriptional regulator — its product is MTLEGLDDLDRAILGALQRDARHTSSGEIAERMDVSASTVRKRIQRLESEGIITGYHAAVDYERAGYPLYMHLICTAPIPERESLAAGALAVPGVVDVREIATGTENVVVTVVAADAEELTTAARRLVELGLTIGEEELIRGDSSTPFDGFASDDHESTHSAETSD